In the Sporichthyaceae bacterium genome, CGACGGTGTGCTCTACGCGCCGACCACGGATTGGAGCGCCGGGGCGATGGCCGACTCGTTGTTCGGCAATGAGATGTCCAGCGGCGCCCGGTCGGCGACTGCCTCGTTCAGCTTCACCGGGACCCAGTTCGCCTGGGTCGCCGACCGCGGCGCCGCTCTCGGTCGCGCCCTCGTCGACATCGACGGGCAACGCCGCGGATACGTCGACCTGTACTCCGCCAACCCGATGCAGCGGTCGATCGTGCTGCTGCTGACCGACCTGACACCTGGCCGGCACACCGTGCAGATCAGCGTCGAGCACGCCAGAAGCGACAAGTCGTCGGGCTGGAACGTCGACGTCCAGGGTTGGCTCACGCTGAGCTGAACCGGCCCGCCGCGGCGACGAGCAGTTCGACCCCGTCCGTCCCGGCGACTTCCGATCTTCTGGGTGAGTCCATTGCGCACGCTCCCGGGTTCCGGCTTACGATGGGCCGTAGGTCGGCACGGGTGCGCTATGTGTCCCCGGGTCTCATAAATAAATGCCGTCGCGGGAACCCAGTTCGGCTGGGGCCGCGTTCGTGCAAATCGCCGCGAGGCGACCATCGCACCACGGCCGACCTGCCCGCCCCACCGGTTCTGCCGGTGGGGCGGACCTGTTTCCCCGGCCCACTTACCGTGCTGCCGCGACCGCCCGCAGGACCGCGGGGTTGTCCGAGGTGACCCCGTCGACCCCGTCCTCGACCAGTCGGCGGGCACGGGCCAGGTCGTTGACCGTCCAGGTCATGACCGCGGTTCCGGCGGCGTGCAGCTCCGCGATGACCGGCGCGGTCAACAGCTCGTGCTGGACGGTGACCGCAACGTCCGGTACCGGCGTGGCGAGCGCCGCGTGCAGCGCCTCCGGGTCGCCGACCGTGCGCCAGGTCGCCAGGCCGTGCTCGCGCAGCAGCGGCAGTGTGTCCCAGCCCTTGGTGCAGACGATGAACCGGTCCGGGTCCAGCCCGGCGCCGACCACCGCGGCGGCCAGCGCATGGGCGCCCGGGCCGTGGTCGATCTTCAGGTCGAGCAGGATCCGGGCCTGCGCGGGGATCGCCGCCGCGGCCGCACGGAGCGCGATCTCCCTGCGGTGCCGGCCCAACGTGAGCGCCCAGCGGTCGCGGCGCAGGCGCGGGAACGCCGGCCACGGCGACAGGAAGTGGGAGCTGACCAACTCACCGCCCAGCGACTGGACGTCAACCTCGAACACGGTGACTCCGAGCTTGAGGAGCTTGGCGCAGCGGGCCGCCGAGGACGGGGCGCGGTGGGCGATGGCGATCGGCACGACCGCAGCGTGCCACGCCCGGGCTGCATGCCCGAAACGCCGGGCATCCACCGGTCGGTGGCCTCCGAAGGCAGGTAGGACAGACTCTGCGCAGGAGAAAGAGGTGGACCGATGGCGCTCTCGGTGGGCGATCAGGCCCCGGACTTCGAACTTTCCGACGAGACCGGCACCCCGCGGCGCCTGAGCGAACTGCTCACCGCCGGTCCGGTGGTGCTGTTCTGGTTCCCGATCGCCATGACGACGGGTTGCACCAAGGAGGCCTGCCACTTCCGCGACCTGTCCGCCGAGTTCGCGAAGGCCGGCGCCCAGCGGGTCGGGATCAGCATGGATCCGGTTGCCAAGCAGGACCAGTTCTCCAAGAAGCACGGGTTCGACTATCCGCTGCTCGCCGATGTCGAGGGCACGGTCGCCAAGCAGTACGGGGTTCGGCGGGGCGGCCTGCTGGGAAAGCTGGCCCCGACGCGTCGGATCACATTCGTGATCGGCACGGACCAGAAGATCGTCGACGTGATCACCGGGGAGATAAAATTCACCGACCACGCGGACAAGGCGTTGGCCAGCCTCAACGTAGGTTGACCGGCGCGGGCCGGCAGACCTATGGGTGATGCCGCCGGCCTGGCGGTGGCGTTCCTCCTCGTCGTTGCGAACGGGTTGTTCGTCGCCGCCGAGTTCTCGCTGCTCACGGTCAGCCGGACCGCGGTCGAGCAGGCCGCCAAGGACGGTGACGCCGGTGCGGCCGGGGTGCTGCGGGCGCTGCGGACGCTGACCACGCAGCTGTCCGGGGTCCAGGTCGGGATCACCCTGACCAGCCTGGCCATCGGCTTCCTGGCCGAGCCGTCCGTCGCGAACCTGTTCCGACCCCGGCTGCTGGACTGG is a window encoding:
- a CDS encoding peroxiredoxin encodes the protein MALSVGDQAPDFELSDETGTPRRLSELLTAGPVVLFWFPIAMTTGCTKEACHFRDLSAEFAKAGAQRVGISMDPVAKQDQFSKKHGFDYPLLADVEGTVAKQYGVRRGGLLGKLAPTRRITFVIGTDQKIVDVITGEIKFTDHADKALASLNVG
- a CDS encoding glycerophosphodiester phosphodiesterase family protein encodes the protein MPIAIAHRAPSSAARCAKLLKLGVTVFEVDVQSLGGELVSSHFLSPWPAFPRLRRDRWALTLGRHRREIALRAAAAAIPAQARILLDLKIDHGPGAHALAAAVVGAGLDPDRFIVCTKGWDTLPLLREHGLATWRTVGDPEALHAALATPVPDVAVTVQHELLTAPVIAELHAAGTAVMTWTVNDLARARRLVEDGVDGVTSDNPAVLRAVAAAR